A section of the Serratia liquefaciens ATCC 27592 genome encodes:
- a CDS encoding 2-hydroxyacid dehydrogenase, giving the protein MKLAIYSTKQYDRKYLELVNQQFGYELEFFDFLLSKKTAKNAAGCKAICIFVNDDGSREVLEELAALGVEILALRCAGFNNVDLDAAKELGIKVVRVPAYSPEAVAEHAVGMMMCLNRRIHRAYQRTRDANFSLEGLIGFNMHNRTAGVIGTGKIGVATMRILKGFGMKLLAYDPYPSEQALELGAEYVDLQTLYAQSDVITLHCPLTPENHHLLNTDAFAAMKNGVMIINTSRGGLIDSSAAIDALKQQKIGALGMDVYENERDLFFEDKSNDVIQDDIFRRLSACHNVLFTGHQAFLTEEALTSISETTLQNVSQLDRGEPCPNQLNA; this is encoded by the coding sequence ATGAAATTGGCGATATACAGCACCAAACAGTATGACCGTAAATATCTCGAACTGGTGAATCAGCAGTTTGGTTACGAGCTGGAGTTCTTCGACTTCCTGCTCAGTAAAAAAACCGCCAAAAACGCCGCCGGCTGCAAAGCCATCTGCATCTTCGTCAACGACGACGGCAGCCGTGAAGTGCTTGAAGAACTGGCGGCGTTGGGGGTCGAAATTTTGGCTCTGCGTTGCGCCGGGTTCAATAATGTCGATTTGGACGCCGCCAAAGAACTGGGCATCAAGGTGGTGCGCGTTCCGGCCTACTCGCCGGAAGCGGTCGCTGAACATGCCGTGGGCATGATGATGTGCCTGAATCGTCGTATTCACCGTGCCTATCAACGCACCCGCGATGCCAATTTCTCGCTCGAGGGATTGATCGGTTTCAACATGCACAACCGTACCGCCGGGGTGATTGGCACCGGTAAGATTGGCGTCGCCACCATGCGCATCCTGAAAGGCTTCGGCATGAAACTTCTGGCTTATGACCCGTACCCAAGCGAACAGGCATTGGAGCTGGGCGCGGAATATGTCGATCTGCAAACGCTGTACGCGCAATCTGACGTTATTACCCTGCACTGTCCGCTGACGCCGGAAAATCACCACCTGTTGAACACCGACGCTTTTGCGGCGATGAAAAATGGCGTGATGATCATCAACACCAGCCGCGGCGGTCTGATTGACTCATCAGCCGCAATTGATGCCCTGAAGCAACAGAAGATTGGCGCTCTGGGGATGGACGTGTATGAGAATGAACGCGACCTGTTCTTCGAAGATAAATCTAATGACGTGATCCAGGACGATATCTTCCGTCGTCTGTCCGCTTGCCACAACGTGTTGTTCACCGGTCATCAGGCTTTCCTGACCGAAGAGGCGCTGACCAGCATCTCGGAAACTACGTTGCAAAACGTGAGCCAATTGGATCGTGGTGAGCCTTGCCCTAATCAGCTCAACGCATGA
- a CDS encoding putative hemolysin translates to MTILKGLLAGTVLLLAACSSNNEEPVQQANSARINNLQTSANCAIVGGVTTVTHNLNGEAIRMCQMPNGKQCEESTLGRGACASSG, encoded by the coding sequence ATGACAATATTAAAAGGGTTGCTGGCCGGCACCGTACTGCTTTTGGCCGCCTGCAGCAGCAACAACGAAGAACCAGTCCAGCAGGCTAACAGTGCAAGAATCAATAACTTACAGACCAGTGCTAACTGTGCCATTGTTGGCGGCGTCACGACCGTGACCCACAATTTAAACGGCGAAGCGATCAGAATGTGCCAAATGCCGAATGGTAAACAGTGCGAAGAGTCGACGCTGGGGCGGGGTGCCTGCGCGAGCTCCGGCTAA
- a CDS encoding SMR family transporter — MSGFMYLTMAVVAEVIATTMLKASEGFTRLWPSLVVVVGYGVAFWGLSMVVKTMPLGIVYAIWSGMGIVLVSIAAVFVYQQKLDWPAVLGMGLIIAGVLVINLLSKTAAH, encoded by the coding sequence ATGAGCGGATTTATGTATTTAACCATGGCGGTAGTCGCAGAAGTGATCGCCACTACCATGCTGAAAGCCTCTGAGGGATTCACTCGCTTGTGGCCGTCGCTGGTGGTCGTGGTCGGCTATGGCGTAGCTTTCTGGGGGCTGTCGATGGTGGTGAAAACCATGCCGCTGGGCATTGTTTACGCCATCTGGTCGGGCATGGGTATTGTTCTGGTGTCAATTGCCGCGGTATTTGTTTATCAACAAAAGCTGGATTGGCCAGCCGTACTGGGGATGGGATTAATTATTGCTGGCGTGTTGGTGATTAATTTACTGTCGAAAACCGCAGCACACTGA
- the hslJ gene encoding heat shock protein HslJ: protein MKKFMLVALIPLLLAGCGMSQNGKTVKESDLLHHNFVLQSVDGVAVKAGQGKQPNIEFGETLHVSGAMCNRFFGNGQLQNGVLTVKGLASTRMLCADPQLNQWDRVIGDVLGKGAKVTLSAQQLTLSGGDHTLVYTLRDWVQ from the coding sequence ATGAAAAAGTTTATGTTGGTGGCGTTAATACCGCTGCTATTAGCCGGGTGTGGAATGAGTCAAAACGGAAAGACGGTAAAGGAAAGCGACCTGTTACATCATAACTTTGTGCTGCAAAGCGTCGACGGTGTAGCGGTGAAAGCGGGCCAGGGCAAGCAGCCCAACATCGAGTTCGGTGAAACCCTGCACGTTTCCGGTGCCATGTGTAACCGTTTCTTTGGCAATGGCCAATTGCAAAATGGCGTGCTGACGGTAAAAGGTCTGGCCTCAACACGCATGCTGTGCGCAGACCCGCAACTCAATCAGTGGGATCGGGTGATCGGCGACGTGCTGGGCAAAGGAGCAAAAGTCACCCTCAGCGCTCAGCAATTAACGCTGAGCGGCGGCGACCATACCCTGGTTTATACACTGCGCGATTGGGTGCAGTGA